The genome window CCGAGAACGAGGGGTCGTAGGTGGCGGAGTCGCCGGTGCGGTCGAGCTCGGGCCCTTGGTAGCGCGCGTCGACGCGGCCCACGACGATCCCGCGCGAGGCTTCGAGCTGGTGCTCGAAACGGCTCGGATCGATGCGCAGGTTGGCGCGGTCGATGTACGCTTCGTCCAGCCCGGTGTAGGCGTGCAGCTTCGCGACGATCGCGCGCCGCGTCGCGGCGTCGAGCGTGTCGCCGCGCATGAGCGCCTCGGCGTACGGCCCGGTCGCAAACGCCTGCACCTCGTTCAGGAACGGCTCGAGATTCGCCGGCTGCGCGGGCAGCGCATGGTGGTACCACGCGACCGCGGCGAGCGAGGGCAGAAAGGCGACGTTCGAATAGTCCTCGCCCAGGCCTTGGCCGATGTCGAGCGCGTTGTAGTCGAGTGCCGAGGAGAGCAGGATCACGCCGTTGACCGCCATCCCGTCGGCCTGCAGGCGCGCGACGGTCGTGGCGGCGCGCATCGTCCCATACGACTCGCCGAACAAGAACTTCGGCGAGGACCAGCGGTTGTTGTCGGTCGTCCAGGTGCGGATGATGTCGTCGAACGCGCGCGCGTCCTCGTCGATCCCGTAGAACGTCTTGGGCGTCCCCTTGCCGGTGATCTGGCTGTAGCCCGTTCCGACCGCGTCGATGAAGACGATGTCGGTGAGGTCGAGCAGCGTGTCGGGGTTCGGCATCAGGGGCGTGCCGGGCGCCGGCAGCGCCGCGTTCGAAGGAACCGCGACGCGCACGGGACCGTACGAGCCGATGTGCAGCCACATCGTCGCGGTCCCCGGCCCGCCGTTCCAGAAAAACGTCACCGGCCGAGTGGCGGGGTTGGTGCCGTCGGCCGTGTACGAGACGGCGAAGACGCGCGCGATCTCATCGCCCTCGGCGTTGCGCAAGGGGAACGTTCCGGCGCGCGCCGTGTAGGCGATCGGCTTCCCGCCGACGGTCACGGAGTGGTGCGTCACCGCGACGGGCGGGTCGGCCGCGCTCGCTCGCGCGCTCGCCAGAGCCAGGCATGCCGTCAGCGCCGCGGTCGCAACGGCCGCGAATCTCCGCATTCTCACGGACCCCCGCGTTCGCGGTCCGAACGCGCTATCCCGCGCCTTTCGACAGGCTCAGGGTGACACGGGAGCGGCTTGGGCGTCGACCGCGTAGACGAAGGCGAGGACTTCGGCGACCACGGCGTAGAGCTCGCGCGGAAGCCGGCGGCCGACCTCGAGCTTTGCCAGCGCTTCGACCAAGCCGGCGTCCTGGTGCACCGGAACGTCGTGCTCGCGCGCGAGCCGCACGATCTCTTCAGCGGTGAGCCCCCGCCCGACCGCGACGATCTCGGGCGGCTCGGGCCCGGTCGGGTCGTACGCCAGCGCCGCGGCGGCCGGGCGCTGCGGCGCGTTCCGCCGCGCGTCGAAATAGCGCGCGTTCATGCCGAGCGGTCCACCGCGGCGTCCGGGTCGGCCGGCCGCGCCGGCGGGGCTTCGAGCGCGACCGTCGAGGTCGTCCCGACCTTCGCGCCGGCGGAGACGACGCGATAGCGCAGCGACTCGAGCCGCGCGGTGAGCGCGCCGAGCGCGTCGCGGAACGCGCGCATCGCCGGCGCCGCCTCGGTCCGCAGGTCGACCGTCACCTCGCGCCCGACGGTGACGAGATCGATCGCGACGGTGCCGAAGTGCGCGGTCTCGAGGACG of Candidatus Eremiobacterota bacterium contains these proteins:
- a CDS encoding peptidase S10 produces the protein MRMRRFAAVATAALTACLALASARASAADPPVAVTHHSVTVGGKPIAYTARAGTFPLRNAEGDEIARVFAVSYTADGTNPATRPVTFFWNGGPGTATMWLHIGSYGPVRVAVPSNAALPAPGTPLMPNPDTLLDLTDIVFIDAVGTGYSQITGKGTPKTFYGIDEDARAFDDIIRTWTTDNNRWSSPKFLFGESYGTMRAATTVARLQADGMAVNGVILLSSALDYNALDIGQGLGEDYSNVAFLPSLAAVAWYHHALPAQPANLEPFLNEVQAFATGPYAEALMRGDTLDAATRRAIVAKLHAYTGLDEAYIDRANLRIDPSRFEHQLEASRGIVVGRVDARYQGPELDRTGDSATYDPSFSDAMTDAYVGAFTRYVRDDLGFKVDRPYIGGSGAVNRQWNYRRTNSIVAPNGAGDLRAAMTKNPYLRVFSANGYFDLATPFFGTEYTLSHLGLDPSLRSHVEYGFYKSGHMVYHNDDARRALKADLTRFYREAAGR
- a CDS encoding EscU/YscU/HrcU family type III secretion system export apparatus switch protein; translated protein: MNARYFDARRNAPQRPAAAALAYDPTGPEPPEIVAVGRGLTAEEIVRLAREHDVPVHQDAGLVEALAKLEVGRRLPRELYAVVAEVLAFVYAVDAQAAPVSP